From Laspinema palackyanum D2c, one genomic window encodes:
- a CDS encoding DUF5895 domain-containing protein, which translates to MNPSATFDFEDEKFKAPPSKLLPWCQMINPRLHLDGLKPYGLAIKLDQAKASGFTPDENWQPVEHEFSTGAIETLLMTTTPRMLIVRQGPICLKDRMTGDIVGRLSDFYDAFKAARPKYKTFTRYLIFLVGQDQKLLHQTPLRLTLSGSSGAGFGMAYRYGQAGTVTGFTAELEQAYADFRRQPYTPKGSLFHAHGIFCPTFEAVEKGMGSNTAWVASTSDYEHPTASNLADYMIPSNSEESALICETFEEYKDFGQDIPKVETPKVETATPTSTLESNAYAYEDEFEYPEPPY; encoded by the coding sequence ATGAACCCTTCTGCGACCTTTGATTTCGAGGATGAAAAATTTAAGGCACCCCCATCTAAATTATTGCCTTGGTGTCAGATGATTAACCCCAGATTACATCTGGATGGACTCAAGCCTTATGGATTAGCGATTAAACTCGATCAAGCCAAGGCATCGGGGTTTACACCGGATGAAAATTGGCAACCTGTGGAACATGAATTTAGTACGGGGGCGATCGAAACCCTACTGATGACGACAACACCCAGAATGCTGATTGTGCGCCAGGGTCCAATTTGCTTAAAAGACCGGATGACTGGCGATATTGTCGGGCGGTTGTCGGATTTTTATGATGCATTTAAAGCCGCTCGCCCCAAATATAAAACCTTCACCCGCTATCTGATTTTCTTGGTGGGACAAGACCAAAAATTACTCCATCAAACTCCTCTGCGTTTAACCTTGAGTGGCTCGTCTGGAGCCGGTTTTGGCATGGCCTATCGCTATGGACAAGCCGGAACAGTCACGGGATTTACGGCGGAGTTGGAACAGGCTTATGCAGATTTTCGCAGACAACCCTATACTCCAAAAGGCTCGCTGTTTCATGCTCATGGCATTTTTTGTCCGACCTTTGAGGCGGTAGAAAAAGGAATGGGTAGTAATACAGCATGGGTGGCTAGTACCAGTGATTATGAGCATCCAACCGCCAGCAATTTAGCGGATTATATGATTCCGTCAAATTCGGAAGAATCCGCTTTAATTTGTGAGACTTTTGAGGAATATAAAGACTTTGGTCAAGATATTCCCAAAGTTGAGACACCGAAGGTGGAAACGGCAACTCCCACGAGTACGTTAGAGAGCAATGCTTATGCGTATGAGGATGAGTTTGAGTATCCGGAACCGCCTTATTAA
- a CDS encoding pentapeptide repeat-containing protein, with the protein MDVKELIDRYAAGDRTFSEIDLSKADLQQVDLSQCNLNGANLSGCDLRGANLRQVSLAEANLSWANLEGAHLLEASLNGANLEGANLNKALLDGANLFGANFTRADLRGADLKMADLTEADLSFANLDGANLWGAYLTGTKVKYAIGLQTENPPVDESK; encoded by the coding sequence ATGGACGTTAAAGAACTCATCGATCGCTATGCCGCAGGAGACCGAACTTTTTCCGAAATCGACCTCAGCAAAGCTGACTTACAACAAGTTGACCTGAGTCAGTGTAACTTGAATGGAGCCAACTTAAGTGGATGCGATCTGCGCGGTGCAAATCTCAGGCAAGTCTCTTTAGCTGAAGCAAATTTGAGTTGGGCAAATTTAGAAGGTGCTCATCTGTTGGAAGCTTCTCTGAATGGGGCGAATTTAGAAGGGGCGAATCTGAATAAGGCCCTCCTGGATGGTGCTAATCTTTTTGGGGCTAATTTTACTCGCGCTGATTTACGCGGTGCGGATTTAAAAATGGCGGATTTAACGGAAGCAGACCTCAGTTTTGCCAACCTTGACGGGGCAAATTTATGGGGCGCATATTTAACCGGGACCAAGGTTAAATATGCGATCGGGCTGCAAACGGAGAATCCCCCAGTTGATGAGTCAAAATAG
- a CDS encoding CYTH domain-containing protein, which yields MAIEIERKFLVKTQGWRSLAVGTPYRQGYIANSQGRTVRVRQVGNQGYLTIKGPSQGNSRPEFEYPIPLEDAQFMLEHLCTPPLIEKHRYKIKLGELLWEVDEFFGENQGLIVAEVELTNENQGVELPEWIGQEVSDDPRYFNVNLSTYPYSQWSEGKSVSSE from the coding sequence ATGGCTATAGAAATTGAACGGAAATTTTTAGTCAAAACTCAAGGATGGCGATCGCTGGCTGTGGGAACTCCTTATCGACAAGGTTATATTGCCAATAGTCAGGGTCGCACAGTACGGGTGCGCCAGGTGGGGAATCAAGGCTATCTCACCATTAAAGGCCCATCCCAGGGCAATTCTCGGCCCGAGTTTGAGTATCCGATTCCCCTAGAAGATGCTCAATTTATGTTAGAGCATCTCTGTACTCCCCCTTTAATTGAAAAACACCGCTATAAAATCAAATTGGGCGAGTTACTCTGGGAAGTGGATGAATTTTTTGGAGAGAATCAAGGCTTAATTGTGGCCGAAGTTGAACTCACCAATGAAAATCAAGGGGTAGAATTGCCGGAGTGGATTGGTCAAGAAGTCTCTGATGACCCGCGCTACTTTAATGTTAATTTGTCTACTTATCCCTATTCTCAGTGGAGTGAAGGCAAGTCGGTGTCATCAGAATAA
- a CDS encoding carbohydrate kinase family protein, whose protein sequence is MSHPQVLCLGEILFDCLADRPGQAYEEVESWTPYPGGAPANVASGLVKLGTPAGFIGCVGQDDAGDELVNLLKDIGVDCSGVQRHDTAPTRKVYVVRSEDGDRSFAGFGKIDTTEFADTRLQADQLPHELFFQADFLVVGSLELAFPESRKAVFRALDMAEQYDIKIAIDINRRDMFWSDPSESKEIIESLIKRVDFLKISDDEAQWLFDTIDAGAIKYRLGNVEGVLVTAGAKDCTYCLGENEGVIPSFSVDVVDTTGAGDAFVAGFIHQVCMHGVKYLEDPNQAKEVVRYAMAVGALTTTRPGAIASQPLPTEVTAFLASH, encoded by the coding sequence ATGAGTCATCCGCAAGTTTTGTGTTTGGGGGAAATTCTATTTGATTGTTTAGCCGATCGCCCGGGTCAAGCTTATGAGGAGGTTGAGTCTTGGACTCCCTATCCGGGCGGTGCACCGGCAAATGTGGCCTCTGGTTTGGTGAAATTGGGGACTCCAGCCGGATTTATTGGCTGTGTGGGACAAGATGACGCCGGGGACGAACTGGTGAATCTGCTTAAGGATATTGGCGTGGATTGTAGCGGGGTGCAGCGTCATGATACGGCCCCCACCCGCAAGGTGTATGTGGTCCGTTCTGAGGATGGCGATCGCAGTTTTGCCGGGTTCGGGAAAATTGACACCACGGAATTTGCCGATACTCGCCTGCAAGCGGATCAGTTACCCCATGAATTGTTTTTTCAGGCAGATTTTCTAGTTGTAGGCAGTTTAGAACTGGCCTTTCCTGAGTCCAGAAAAGCCGTTTTCCGCGCTTTAGATATGGCGGAACAATATGATATTAAAATTGCCATTGATATCAATCGCCGCGATATGTTCTGGTCCGACCCGAGCGAATCTAAAGAGATAATTGAATCCCTAATTAAACGGGTTGATTTTTTAAAAATTTCCGATGATGAAGCGCAATGGTTGTTTGATACGATTGATGCCGGTGCGATTAAGTATCGTCTTGGTAATGTAGAAGGGGTATTAGTCACCGCTGGAGCCAAAGACTGTACCTATTGTCTCGGGGAAAATGAAGGGGTAATCCCCAGTTTTTCAGTGGATGTGGTGGATACAACGGGGGCCGGAGATGCCTTTGTTGCCGGGTTTATTCATCAGGTTTGTATGCATGGGGTCAAATATTTAGAAGACCCGAATCAGGCAAAAGAGGTGGTCCGATATGCGATGGCAGTGGGAGCATTGACGACGACCCGACCCGGTGCGATCGCCTCTCAACCTCTTCCGACGGAAGTCACGGCTTTTCTGGCGAGTCATTAA
- a CDS encoding DUF4168 domain-containing protein — translation MITLWFGGIGGAIASETAPDPLTVPDRASEATPNRPTLDTNTIPSAKVSQFVRAYLQVLRQIEGREQELLSAPTSLESQRIEREIESASIKAIAQAGLTKQEYLQMLSLANIDPEFGERIAAAIQEAKNQE, via the coding sequence GTGATCACCTTATGGTTCGGGGGAATCGGAGGCGCGATCGCCTCGGAAACTGCTCCCGATCCCTTAACCGTCCCGGACCGCGCATCCGAGGCGACTCCCAATCGCCCAACCCTTGATACCAACACGATCCCCTCGGCGAAGGTTTCTCAGTTTGTCCGGGCTTATTTACAAGTCTTGCGTCAAATTGAGGGCCGAGAACAAGAATTGCTCTCGGCACCGACTTCCCTAGAGTCGCAACGCATCGAACGGGAAATTGAAAGCGCCTCAATCAAGGCGATCGCCCAAGCGGGATTGACGAAACAAGAGTATTTACAAATGCTTTCTCTGGCTAATATCGACCCGGAATTTGGCGAACGGATTGCTGCTGCAATTCAAGAAGCCAAAAACCAAGAATAA
- a CDS encoding helix-turn-helix domain-containing protein: MTGGDSQTHVTLSERELQVIELVASGLTNQDIAESLEISKRTVDNHISNILNKTKTANRVALVRWALQSGKVCIDDVNCCTLPQLSDEEPEPQPVYERIEDSPEIEDLG; the protein is encoded by the coding sequence ATGACTGGCGGGGACTCTCAGACCCATGTAACCCTTTCGGAGCGAGAGCTACAGGTCATTGAACTGGTAGCATCTGGTTTGACCAATCAGGATATAGCAGAATCGCTAGAAATTAGCAAGAGGACGGTGGATAACCATATCAGCAATATTCTGAACAAAACCAAAACCGCGAACCGCGTGGCATTAGTCAGATGGGCCTTACAGTCGGGTAAGGTGTGCATCGATGATGTGAATTGCTGTACCTTACCGCAATTAAGCGACGAAGAACCGGAACCACAACCTGTTTATGAACGTATTGAAGACAGTCCAGAGATTGAGGACCTAGGGTAA
- a CDS encoding acyltransferase, translating into MEELKTQGTEDNSVQYEIPGLPLTVYRELAAHLRQVQGVEVELIPQTAAVFNYFDSQIAGLSIQYGPDAEPIAPQRVEQILGYYRDRHRRNS; encoded by the coding sequence ATGGAAGAGTTAAAAACTCAGGGAACCGAAGACAATTCGGTGCAATATGAAATCCCAGGATTGCCATTAACGGTGTATCGAGAATTGGCAGCGCATCTGCGGCAGGTTCAAGGGGTAGAAGTTGAACTGATTCCCCAAACTGCCGCAGTGTTTAATTATTTTGACAGCCAAATCGCTGGACTATCAATCCAGTATGGACCGGATGCGGAACCGATCGCACCTCAACGGGTGGAACAAATCCTAGGATATTACCGCGATCGCCATCGTCGGAATTCCTAG
- the hisS gene encoding histidine--tRNA ligase: MGAIQALRGTRDILPAEVGYWQKVEAVVREILGKASYREIRTPIFELTSLFERGIGEATDVVGKEMYSFQSRGKKPYSMTLRPEGTAGVVRAYIEQKLHASGGVQRLWYTGPMFRYERPQAGRQRQFHQIGVEVLGSADPRADVEAIAIATDILQTLGLKNLHLDLNSVGNSEDRQRYREALIAYLTPYQAELDPDSQDRLTRNPLRILDSKDKRTGEIVQDAPKLGDYLCDESKRHFERVQNLLTQLGIPYQLNHRLVRGLDYYSHTAFEIISDDLGAQATVCGGGRYDNLVSQLGGPETPAVGWAIGLERLIILLQELDTLPQSPLDFYVVSRGEQAEENALVLAQKLRHAGFSAEVDLSGSAFGKQFKRGDRSGAAACLILGDEEAQNQTVQIKWLATGEQKAISQSDLLANPDELRQQLQTTHPQQLP, from the coding sequence ATGGGCGCAATTCAAGCATTACGAGGAACCCGAGACATCCTGCCAGCAGAGGTAGGTTATTGGCAAAAAGTAGAAGCCGTTGTCCGAGAAATCCTCGGCAAAGCCAGCTATCGAGAAATTCGGACGCCAATCTTTGAACTGACATCCCTATTTGAACGGGGAATTGGGGAAGCGACGGATGTCGTGGGTAAGGAAATGTACAGTTTCCAGAGTCGGGGAAAAAAACCCTACTCCATGACCCTGCGTCCCGAAGGCACTGCCGGAGTGGTTCGTGCCTATATTGAGCAGAAACTGCACGCCTCCGGGGGGGTGCAGCGGTTGTGGTACACCGGACCGATGTTCCGCTATGAACGACCCCAGGCGGGACGGCAGCGCCAATTTCATCAAATCGGGGTGGAAGTTCTCGGCAGTGCGGACCCTCGTGCCGATGTGGAGGCGATCGCGATCGCCACGGATATCCTGCAAACCTTGGGACTGAAAAACCTGCACCTGGACCTCAATTCCGTTGGGAATAGCGAAGACAGACAACGCTATCGAGAGGCTTTAATTGCCTATCTCACCCCTTATCAAGCCGAATTAGACCCAGATTCCCAGGACCGACTCACCCGTAATCCCCTGCGAATTTTAGATAGTAAAGACAAACGGACTGGAGAAATTGTCCAAGATGCGCCGAAGCTGGGAGACTATCTCTGCGACGAATCAAAACGGCACTTTGAGCGCGTCCAGAACCTGTTAACCCAATTAGGAATTCCCTATCAATTGAATCATCGCTTGGTAAGGGGATTAGATTATTATAGTCACACGGCTTTTGAAATCATTTCCGATGATTTAGGGGCACAAGCAACCGTCTGTGGCGGGGGACGATATGATAATTTGGTCAGCCAATTGGGGGGACCGGAAACTCCGGCTGTGGGTTGGGCGATCGGCTTAGAACGGTTAATTATTCTACTGCAAGAACTGGATACCCTTCCCCAAAGTCCCTTAGATTTTTATGTGGTTTCCCGGGGGGAACAGGCGGAAGAGAATGCCTTAGTCTTAGCCCAAAAACTGCGTCATGCCGGATTTAGCGCCGAAGTGGATTTAAGCGGCAGTGCCTTTGGCAAACAGTTCAAACGAGGCGATCGGTCTGGTGCCGCTGCCTGCTTAATTTTAGGGGATGAAGAAGCCCAGAATCAAACTGTCCAAATCAAATGGTTAGCAACCGGAGAACAGAAAGCAATATCTCAATCCGACCTCTTAGCCAACCCCGACGAACTCCGCCAACAATTACAAACCACCCATCCCCAACAATTGCCATAA
- a CDS encoding helix-turn-helix domain-containing protein: MLPTDEQFIEAGKHWDLDALYTDLASAKGKRLTPVEKLHLRGLLCGCSPGEIAQRLGKNAKGVETDLCATLYRYVKGLVSKTNGKVENWRNITEWLEEAGYKTNSGESFAVDNLLPDKSMVNITNINIQSNQLVIVLNLRIPISENTDKASEIDPKI, from the coding sequence ATGTTACCTACTGACGAACAGTTTATTGAGGCAGGAAAGCACTGGGACTTAGATGCGCTGTACACTGATTTGGCATCAGCGAAGGGGAAGCGACTGACTCCAGTCGAAAAGCTACATCTAAGAGGATTGCTCTGTGGTTGTAGTCCGGGTGAAATAGCACAACGGTTAGGAAAGAATGCCAAGGGTGTGGAAACAGACCTTTGTGCTACTTTGTATCGGTATGTGAAAGGTTTAGTTAGTAAAACTAATGGTAAAGTCGAAAATTGGAGGAATATTACAGAGTGGTTGGAAGAAGCAGGCTATAAAACTAACTCAGGAGAATCCTTCGCTGTCGATAACTTACTGCCGGATAAAAGCATGGTAAATATCACTAATATAAATATTCAAAGTAATCAATTAGTCATTGTTTTAAATTTACGAATCCCAATTTCGGAAAATACCGATAAAGCCTCAGAAATTGACCCTAAGATTTAG
- a CDS encoding SHOCT domain-containing protein: MTKKTYRDKNCDLDVLNKQIESWFSDQGYEVQGNKTAGSWYLQAQKTEGWRKAVGASRAFTILIEGQPNDFSVELGTGEWASNLVAGGVAAVLTGGVSIIGSGLATGWAKKIEGDIWKFIDEQIIFKAKVKSERELTLLKEQESMQDKLKQLQDAFDQGFIDEVAYQAKKQEIEHKAQDNLKNTELNEKLIKLKNALDSGILSSEEYENKKAELISQSSHAELDNKLSQIRAALASGILNQEEFDIKASQIQKEIAFAEKLKQLENAKNAGVITVEEFEKKKAALLS, from the coding sequence ATGACTAAGAAGACGTATCGAGATAAAAACTGCGATCTAGATGTCTTAAATAAACAGATCGAATCCTGGTTCTCAGACCAAGGATATGAAGTTCAAGGGAATAAAACTGCAGGGTCTTGGTATCTACAGGCTCAGAAAACAGAAGGCTGGAGAAAAGCAGTCGGAGCATCTAGAGCTTTTACAATTTTGATTGAGGGGCAGCCCAACGACTTCTCTGTTGAACTCGGAACCGGAGAATGGGCAAGCAACTTAGTGGCGGGTGGAGTAGCTGCGGTACTCACTGGAGGTGTAAGTATTATTGGGAGCGGTTTGGCAACTGGATGGGCTAAAAAGATAGAAGGGGATATTTGGAAGTTTATAGACGAACAGATTATTTTTAAAGCCAAAGTGAAATCCGAGCGAGAACTTACTCTATTAAAAGAGCAAGAATCTATGCAAGACAAGCTCAAGCAGCTACAGGATGCTTTCGACCAGGGTTTTATTGATGAAGTAGCTTATCAAGCCAAAAAACAGGAAATTGAACATAAAGCTCAGGATAATCTCAAAAATACTGAGTTAAATGAGAAACTGATAAAGCTTAAAAATGCTTTGGATTCGGGAATTTTAAGTTCCGAGGAATATGAAAATAAAAAAGCGGAATTAATTTCTCAATCTTCTCATGCAGAATTAGACAATAAGCTGTCTCAAATTCGAGCGGCTTTAGCCTCTGGAATTTTAAATCAAGAGGAGTTCGATATCAAAGCATCGCAAATTCAAAAAGAGATTGCTTTTGCTGAAAAACTTAAGCAATTAGAGAATGCTAAAAATGCTGGAGTTATCACAGTAGAAGAATTTGAGAAAAAGAAAGCCGCGTTACTTTCTTAA
- a CDS encoding nitric-oxide reductase large subunit encodes MADSTLLDAKGAISPVRRQLTLPAWLALICIIAFSVLLWAGAVISKNAPPVPDIVRSPNQEILVTQANIQSGQEIYLSRGGQDIGSIWGHGSYLAPDWTADVLHRWGLATAGILYNNNPSFSQKDLEALPAPERASLQARVSEQFKTNRYSPETQELLLTDAQSQGLKEVFKDYHELLAKGSAIHSIPSGWFKDDSQIHDVTAFFAWTSWAASANRPNAPFSYTANWPHDDLIGNQPPAQFLIWSIVSVIILIAGMGIFLFIYLKEDDDEVLPVPARPAVRIPTPSQKVTSLFFGVAMALFLVQIMMGMFTAHYAVEGEGFYGIPLNLYLPYAATRTWHLQLAIFWIATCWLAAGLYFAPRFSGYEPKGQALGNSILLGALTVVVVGSLIGSWSAVQGLFSVKNSFLWGHQGYEYIELGRVWQILLIVAMIFWLWLLYRGFKPALQKEKSPTGLSHFFLYSAITIPLFYSVGLMYTNHTPLSIAEYWRWWVIHLWVEGFFEVFATVVIAYLCSELGFLRRSSALRATYLTTLLYLGSGVIGTLHHLYFSGTPSFIAAIGSVFSALEVVPLTLIGFEILKTLKLSKEAEGFYRWPLRFFIATCIWNLIGAGVFGFLINPPIVLYYSQGINTTPIHAHAALFGVYGCLAIALMLFALREFVPDDAWDDRWIKFAFWAINIGLVMMLIFGLIPNGFYQLAQSVEYGTWYARSAEVIGSPWMRWTVWLRIPGDIVFALGTVSMFIFTMKAIFAIFQFPVKTYPHKEFQPIEK; translated from the coding sequence ATGGCAGATTCAACCCTATTAGATGCCAAAGGTGCAATCAGTCCGGTCAGGCGACAACTCACCTTACCCGCCTGGTTAGCCCTGATTTGTATCATTGCCTTTAGTGTATTACTGTGGGCGGGGGCGGTCATTTCCAAAAATGCCCCACCCGTTCCCGACATCGTGCGATCGCCCAATCAAGAAATCCTCGTCACCCAAGCTAACATCCAATCCGGACAGGAAATCTACCTCTCTCGCGGAGGACAAGATATCGGCAGCATCTGGGGACATGGTAGCTACCTCGCCCCGGACTGGACCGCTGATGTCTTACATCGCTGGGGATTAGCCACCGCTGGCATATTATACAACAACAATCCTAGCTTTTCTCAAAAGGATTTAGAAGCATTACCCGCCCCCGAACGCGCCAGTTTGCAAGCGCGAGTCAGTGAACAATTTAAAACCAATCGGTATAGTCCCGAAACCCAAGAACTCCTCTTAACTGACGCTCAAAGTCAAGGACTTAAAGAGGTTTTTAAAGACTATCATGAACTCCTAGCCAAAGGGTCAGCAATTCACTCCATCCCCTCCGGTTGGTTTAAAGATGATAGTCAAATTCACGACGTCACCGCGTTCTTTGCCTGGACCTCTTGGGCAGCATCCGCCAATCGTCCGAATGCACCCTTTTCCTATACCGCAAATTGGCCGCATGATGATTTAATTGGCAACCAACCCCCGGCCCAATTTCTGATATGGTCCATCGTTTCCGTCATCATTTTAATTGCCGGAATGGGAATTTTTCTATTCATCTATTTAAAAGAAGATGACGACGAAGTATTGCCCGTACCCGCCCGTCCCGCCGTGCGAATTCCCACCCCCAGCCAAAAAGTTACCTCGCTATTTTTTGGCGTAGCAATGGCACTGTTTCTCGTACAAATCATGATGGGAATGTTTACTGCCCATTATGCCGTAGAAGGGGAAGGATTTTATGGCATTCCTCTCAACCTCTATCTCCCTTATGCCGCCACCCGAACCTGGCATTTACAACTGGCAATTTTCTGGATTGCCACCTGTTGGTTAGCCGCTGGACTCTATTTTGCACCGCGATTTAGTGGCTATGAACCGAAAGGACAAGCCCTCGGCAATAGCATCTTATTGGGGGCATTAACCGTCGTCGTTGTCGGTTCCCTCATCGGGTCTTGGTCAGCAGTGCAAGGGCTATTCAGTGTCAAAAATAGCTTCTTGTGGGGACATCAAGGCTATGAATATATTGAACTCGGGCGAGTCTGGCAAATCCTGCTGATTGTCGCGATGATATTCTGGCTGTGGTTACTGTATCGCGGATTTAAACCCGCTTTACAAAAGGAAAAAAGCCCGACTGGATTGAGTCACTTTTTCCTGTATAGCGCCATCACCATTCCCCTGTTTTATTCCGTGGGATTGATGTACACTAATCACACGCCCTTGAGTATTGCCGAATATTGGCGATGGTGGGTAATTCATCTTTGGGTTGAAGGATTTTTCGAGGTGTTTGCCACGGTGGTGATTGCCTATTTATGTAGTGAATTAGGCTTTTTACGGCGGTCATCGGCCCTGCGTGCCACCTATTTGACCACCCTGCTTTATTTAGGCAGTGGTGTGATTGGAACCTTGCATCACCTTTACTTTTCTGGAACTCCCTCTTTTATTGCGGCGATCGGGTCCGTCTTTTCCGCCTTAGAAGTCGTACCCCTAACCCTGATAGGCTTTGAAATTTTAAAAACCTTAAAATTGTCCAAAGAAGCCGAAGGATTTTATCGCTGGCCCTTGCGATTTTTCATCGCCACTTGTATCTGGAACCTAATCGGTGCAGGGGTGTTTGGATTCTTGATTAATCCACCGATTGTCCTGTATTATTCCCAAGGAATCAATACCACCCCGATTCATGCTCACGCCGCCTTATTTGGGGTCTATGGCTGCTTGGCGATCGCCCTGATGCTGTTTGCCTTACGCGAGTTCGTCCCGGATGACGCTTGGGACGATCGCTGGATTAAATTCGCATTTTGGGCCATTAATATCGGATTAGTCATGATGCTAATCTTTGGCTTAATACCCAACGGATTCTATCAACTCGCCCAATCCGTAGAATACGGAACCTGGTACGCCCGAAGTGCCGAAGTCATCGGTTCCCCCTGGATGCGATGGACCGTCTGGCTAAGGATACCCGGGGATATTGTGTTCGCCTTGGGAACCGTATCCATGTTTATCTTTACCATGAAGGCCATTTTTGCCATCTTCCAGTTCCCAGTTAAAACCTATCCCCATAAAGAATTTCAACCGATTGAGAAATAA
- the hisB gene encoding imidazoleglycerol-phosphate dehydratase HisB codes for MQTSISPTSSSETTPKADSEQNLGQLPRMSTVRRTTGETDVHVTINLDGQGHCTAATGVPFLDHMLHQIASHGLIDLEVKATGDIEIDDHHTNEDVGITLGQALGKALGDRKGIIRFGHFVAPLDEALIQVALDFSGRPHLSYGLDIPTQRVGTYDTQLVREFFVAIVNHAQMTLHIRQLDGINSHHIIEATFKAFARSLRMATEIDPRRATTIPSSKGVL; via the coding sequence ATGCAGACAAGTATTAGCCCAACTTCCTCTTCCGAAACTACCCCAAAAGCTGACTCCGAACAAAATTTAGGCCAACTCCCCCGGATGTCCACCGTCCGACGCACCACCGGGGAAACCGATGTTCATGTGACGATTAATCTCGATGGTCAAGGACACTGTACTGCTGCTACAGGTGTACCGTTTCTTGACCATATGTTACATCAAATCGCCTCTCACGGCTTGATTGATCTGGAGGTAAAAGCTACCGGGGATATAGAAATTGACGACCATCATACCAATGAAGATGTGGGGATTACATTAGGTCAAGCCTTGGGTAAAGCCCTGGGCGATCGCAAAGGCATCATCCGGTTTGGTCACTTTGTCGCCCCCCTGGATGAAGCCTTGATTCAAGTTGCCTTAGACTTTTCCGGTCGCCCTCACTTAAGCTATGGCTTAGACATTCCCACCCAACGAGTGGGAACGTATGACACCCAATTAGTCCGGGAATTCTTCGTGGCGATCGTCAATCACGCCCAAATGACCCTACACATCCGCCAACTCGACGGCATTAATTCCCATCACATCATCGAAGCCACCTTCAAAGCCTTCGCCCGCAGTCTCCGCATGGCAACCGAAATCGACCCCCGTCGCGCCACCACCATCCCCAGTTCTAAAGGCGTTCTCTAA
- the fabI gene encoding enoyl-ACP reductase FabI: MLDLTGKNALVTGIANNRSIAWGIAQQLHKAGANLGITYLPDEKGRQEKKVKELVEPLNPSLFVPCNVQDDAQIQATFDTIRETWDKIDILIHCLAFAGKDELSGDFSNTSREGFTRALDISSYSLVSLAAAAKPLMTQGGSIVTLTYLGGVRVIPNYNVMGIAKAALEMNVRYLAAEMGPQNVRVNGISAGPIRTLASSAVGGILDMIHHVEEMAPLRRTVTQTEVGNTAAFLCSDLSSGITGQIIYVDSGYCIMGM; this comes from the coding sequence ATGCTAGATTTAACAGGAAAAAACGCCTTAGTCACCGGAATTGCTAACAACCGTTCCATCGCTTGGGGTATCGCCCAACAACTCCACAAAGCTGGGGCCAATCTCGGCATCACCTATCTCCCGGATGAAAAGGGCCGTCAAGAAAAAAAAGTCAAAGAATTAGTCGAACCCCTCAACCCCAGTTTGTTCGTCCCCTGCAATGTCCAGGATGACGCCCAAATTCAAGCCACCTTCGACACCATCCGCGAAACTTGGGACAAAATCGACATCCTGATCCACTGCCTCGCCTTTGCCGGTAAAGATGAACTCTCCGGAGACTTTAGCAACACCTCCCGCGAAGGCTTTACCCGCGCCTTGGATATTAGTTCCTACTCCCTGGTTTCCCTCGCTGCTGCCGCCAAACCCCTAATGACCCAAGGCGGCAGCATCGTCACCCTCACCTACCTCGGTGGCGTCCGCGTTATCCCCAATTACAACGTCATGGGGATTGCCAAAGCTGCCTTAGAAATGAATGTCCGCTATCTTGCTGCTGAAATGGGACCCCAAAATGTCCGCGTCAACGGCATCTCTGCCGGTCCCATCCGCACCCTCGCCTCTTCTGCCGTCGGTGGCATCCTAGACATGATCCACCATGTAGAAGAAATGGCCCCTCTGCGCCGGACCGTCACCCAAACTGAAGTCGGCAATACCGCTGCATTCCTCTGTAGCGACTTATCCAGCGGCATCACGGGTCAAATCATCTACGTCGATTCCGGCTACTGCATCATGGGAATGTAA